CAGACTCAGCGAGTACACCAGCCCAGCAGCAAAGCTCAGCTGCTCCCCTGCAGCTCCTCGGAGCCCGGGCCGCTCTGAACAGTTTTCACTTAGTTCAAACTTCTCCTGGGCCTGCTTCCGGATAAGCTCTGCCTGTGGGAAGAAGCACCAGGGACCTGGGGCTCAGAGCAGAGGATGGAGAACAGACTCAGGAACACAGGACACAAAACTGAGCAACTAGgcgggagggtgggtggggggataaCGCATGGGCACATGGGGGGAGGAAAGCAGAAACAGCTCTTAGGTGGGCAAGGGAGTCTCACCGAGGGAAAGGATAATGATGTGATTACCGGAGGTTGTGAGGATTTGGGATGTGGAGATGAAAGGGTAGTGAACCAGTGGGGCTAAGCTCTTTCCTGCCTTAAAGCTACTGCGCCCACTACCCTTTCACCTGAATCCTATCCTGACGGTCGTCCCCCACACTAGCTCCTAGTCACCTTCTGGGTCTCAGTTCCAATGTTCTTCCTTTGGTGCCACCCTTCCACCTGAATCAGAGCCCCAGCAGCGCTGTCTCAGAGAAGCCGCCTGCCCTTCACAGCCCAGCGTCTGTAATGTGCTTGCATCTGCGACTTGGCCCACTGCATTCCTCCACCACAAGATAAACTCTGTGAGCAAGGACACTGACTGCTATCTTCACTCAGCATCCTCTGGGCCTGCTACACAGCAAGTGATTAGACGGACCAGCCATACCTTGCAAATGAGACGAGGCATGAGCAGCAGCACCAGGACGCAGTCATGGTCCCCACCCGGCCGAAGAAAGCTGTCAGGCATGAAGGCCGTCAGCAGGGACATGTGCCGGTTGGCCTGGGCCACCTCCATCTGCCTCAATTCCATCTCAATTGCCTGTGAGGTGGACAGGAAGGTGGGCTCTCAGCCAGGCTGGAGAGAGCCTCAGAACTATCATGCCTCATTCCACCAGGCCCCCTGCTTCTGGGACAAGCCCTAGCGAGGAGTCTTCCAGACCACCATGCAAAGCATCCCCCCCCTCCAGCCACGTAAAGTCCAGAACCCCACGCCAGATCAGCCTATAGCCACAGCCAGTCTGGATGCCCCAACACTTCCCACTCTCTGGCCTATCCACTCCCCTGACCTTGGCATGAGCCTTAGTCTCAGCAAACTTGATTTTGAAGTCAAAAGTCTCTGGGGGTGGCTGCTGCTGCCTCTCCACAGATGCTTCTTGCTGGTTTGTCAGTTCCCGATTCACAtcctaggagagagagagagacaatgaggcACAGCTGGGTCACAAGGGAGCCCGAGGTGATTGTGGGTGAACAACAGGGGGTACACAGGCACCTGAAGATGGGCGGTCAGCTGGCGGTACTTCTTTATGGTTTGCTGGTAGTCTGCGACTGTCTCCTGGGCTGCCTCCACACGCTTCTGGGCCTCCCGGACCCGCGCGCCCGCCATGTCCAGCTGCTCTCGCAGCTCCAGCTCTGTCTCGCGTGCATTCTCCTGCAGCTCATCGTTCATCTCATTCATCGCTTCCTGGGAGGCCACAAGGCAGTAGGCGCAAAGGAAAGGCAGGGTAAGGGTAGCAGGTCAGGGTGGGCCACTCACCACACAGCCTGCTCAAAGGTCAGAGGTCATATCAGTCCCTCTTTCAGCAAGTGCCTTCCAAATACCCTTTACCAGGGCGGGAAGTCAGGGGTCCATTCTCTTACCAAGTCTCCCACGGTCTCTCTCAACTCTCGTACTTTCTCTTCTAGATTCAGGTTCCGGTCTGTTAGCATCTCTACCATCTCCTCGGCACCCAGAGCAGCATCCACCTGTGTTACAAGGAGGGAACGGGGGGAAGAACTGCTGAAAGACACCAAGAAAGAGGAGGCACTGGCCTTTGAAGAGAGGGGTCCCCTGGGTGAGGGCCTGGGCTCCCCAGACCTGCTCCTTGAGCTCATCGATGGTGCTCTCTGCCTGGCTCAGCTCCTCCTGCAGACGCTCCCGCTGTTGCCTCACAATTTCCAGCTCTTGGTTCTTCTTCTCCATGAGCTTCTGGAGTTTCACATGCTCTTGCTTCTCAGAGGAAGAAAGATCCCGCATCCTgtggagaagcagggagggagaagagaggaagtgcTGTGTCGGAGGCACTGGCCATGGGCACTCTCTCGTGCATCTAGAGAAAGGAGAATGAGCCTGGAGCCAAGCAGGGCGGGGACCCTACCTCACCAGGGCGTCCTTCAGGCGGGCGTTCTGCTCCTCGAGCTGCTTTAGCTGATAACTGGACGCTGCCCCATCTGAGCCTGGGGAAGACCATTAACACTCTCAGACATGGTTCCAACCCCACCATCTGGCCCCCATCAGCTCCTGGCCCCTTACCCTTCTCTTCTATCTCAGCTTTGAGGATCTCTAAGTCAGTGGTAAGCTCATCCACACGTTCCTTCAATGCCTCCACCTCCTGCTGCAGGGACTCGGCCCGCTCTTCGGCCATCTCCTTGTCCAGAGTGGCCATTTCAATGGCATCGGCAGTATCAGCCATCTCCTCCATGTAGCGTTCCTTTGCCTCCAGGGCCTCCTTGGCTTCCTGAGGAGGGGTGGAGTTTGGAGGGAGTACCAGCGAGGGACACTTCATGTACCCTTTCTCACAGGATATTCCAGGCTCCAGCCTACTGTCCGGTGCACCAGCTTGGGTCCCAAGCTCCCCAGCCACCTCTTCCCATGAAGTCCCACCTTCCGCGCCTCCTTGAGGCGTCGCTGCaggtctgcctgctgctcctgcaTCTTGCTCTTCCATTCTTGCACCTGCTCCAGCTGGATCTTgtgtttctccagctcttttagttTCGCCTTGTCTTCCGCCCGTTTCAACCGCAGGGTCTCCAGTTTCTCCTCCAGGTCCCGCACCTGGGCTCTCAGCCCCTCTTCCTCCTGCAAAGGAGAGACCCCTCAGTAGGTACACagcttcccccttctccccaccaagGCTGAGCTGGAGCAAAACCACAGGAATGTACTCAAACATCTTTCCAGCCCCAGGTCAAAAGCAAAAGTGGCCTACAAACATCTGAGAAAGGAGGCTCCAGAAGGGAAAAGTGTGGAAAAgggcagaaaagaaaaggtagCTGAGTCAATGGCAGAACCATATGCTGTGTCCCCACCCTTCAGACCCAAATTCTAAGTCTCCCCCAACCTCTGGAAACTTCTAAGATCCTACCTGGGGTCAAAGGCCCTCCATGTCTTAGTTCTTCATTCCAACCCCAGTCCTTACCTTGGAGGGGGAAGGTAGTGGAGGTGCTGCTCCAGGAGAGGTGAGAGCCGGCGTGGGGATGATGGGTGCCGCCAGCGGCGTCTGAGCCGGGGTGCTGGGCTCACTGCTGCTCAGCTCACCTGCTGATGCTGAGCCAGAGGGGCCCAGGGAGCTACTGGCCCCAGCCACCCCAGTACTGGCCGGGCGGGTGGGCTATTCAGAAAGGGCAGGGGCAAGCCAGGAAAagaacaggggtggggggggtgagaaGATATGAGAATCCGCcaagggaaggagacagagaaggaaagaggcagtgagagagtaTCAAAGCACAGTGAGAACAGAGAAGCAGAgtgaaggggaaaggaaaaatgacacaGAGTCAGAGATAGTGACAAAGGACGGGGGAGGCAGGAGgcgggcagaggagagagggaggaagtgatAGAAGACATAAGATTATAATGCTTCTCCCTTGGCACTGACCCCACATTCCTCCCAGTTCTGGCACTATCCCCTTAGAGCAGAATCCCTTACTCCCCAGTCCTCCCCTCTGTGACCCAGTTGGGATCATTATAGCAATTTCTTAATACTCCCAGTTCTACTGTTGTTCTGGGCCTGtaccctcctcccccaggaagAAAAAGCGCCTCAATGTCATCCCCAGAGCAAAAGAACAAATTGCAGTTTGTTCTCTAACTTTCATATTCCCAGAGAAGGCTGGGCTAGAAGTGGGGGTACCAAGTTCTATATGCCACTCTTTGGGAGTTGAGGTGATTCTCCCTCCCTTGATCTACTTTAGGGGACCCTTCAGGTAAAAGGGCCAGAGTGAAAGTTGTACTCCTAGGATCCCCTCTGAAACATGGTCAGTAGTGCCAACCTTCTGTCATCTCCCTCCCACAAGACAAAGGGGCTCTAACCAGGCAACATTTACCCAGGGCCCcgtggggctggggcagagctCGCTGGAGCCCCAGGCCCAGTAGCAGACAGGCCTGCCCAGTGCTCTCTCTTGCAGTACTGAGCCCTGAAGTTCTCCTGATGGGCTGACACTCAGAATTCATATGCTACCCACAGATAACCCCAGGTCCTTATCCCCTGACACTGACAAGTTCTTCTTCACCTTTCTTCTAACTTCTACCCCTACTCACGCACCAAAAAACTAATCAAAATGCCCTTCTTCAAGAAAGCCGGCCCTGACTGACCACAACCACTCTCATTTCCTGTCTGCACTCAGGCTACTGGCTCAAATAACCTCCTAAGAGTCAGAAGTCATTTTCCCAGGAGAGGCCTGTCACCACCCGAAGTCTCCTTACTCCCCCGAAAAAGAGAACCCAGGATGCACTGCGACCACCTTTAACTTGttcacacacatgcccacacacaAGCACATGCCTGAAATGTGAGTCTACACTCAGCAGTGGCATGTacagaggccttttttttttctcaccttggGCCGCCGAGTTGTGGTCTGGACAGGCAACAggagccagaggaggaggaggagtcaggaaagaaaggataatggCAGAAAGACAGACAGCAGAAAGGACAGCAATGAGAGCAGAAGAAGTACCAGGAATGGGCATACAGTTAGCTgcctccccactcccatccccaccccatccccttttCCCTCCAGTGAATCACCTTCGTTCTACTCCAGGACCTCAGAATCCTATTCTCCATTGGCTCCTTGCCCCATTTATGCCCAACCCCTGCAGACCTCACCCCTTCAAGTACCCTGAAAATCCCAGAAATCCCCATCTCCTAGGCTGAGCCACAGGAGACCAAAGGCAGCAGCTGGTGGAGGTCCCCAGAGACCGTCCTTCTCGCACTCCAGCCCAGAGCCAGAGGCCCCGCCCACCCACCACTCCCAAGGACTTTCCCAGGTCAGCCCCTTCCTTCAACTGCCAGACTGCACAGAAGACCCCCTACTAATACCATGTGACCAGAATGATGCTAGAAGCCCAGAAGTGAGTGATATGACCCCAGCAGGGGGGtgctcaggaccctgaggcaaAACAGCCTgctgtcttcccctcccccaggaccAGATCCTGCAGCAGTCCCCATCCCTAGGGCGAAGGGCTCAGGTGTCAGGACCATGAATACTGCATTAACCAGAACCCAGAGCTCAGCAAAGTAACCCCACCCAGCTGCAAGAAAGGACGTGGGGGTAGGGAGCAGCACAGAGAAACTAGTGCCCTAAACAAAAATAGATGATTAATCCCAAATTCCAAATTGTATTCCTGCTACCCAGTATCTTACAGCAAAACAGCAAAAACAGATTTGGATTAGACCCTACCTCTAGAAGACACTGAGTCTAAGGAGACCAAACCCCACCCCTCCTACCCTGAGCTGAGCCTCCATAGTTGTGGGTCAAAAACTACTCTAGGGTCCCCATCCCACCCTGGAAAAGCCCTTTAATACAAACCCTGGTGGAGAAGGGATGCCGAGAGTACAACCAAGAGGCATCCTAGCAAAGGATAAGGGTGAGGTAGGCCTGCTAGAGGCATGGAGACACGGGGACCTGCTTCCCCATATCCTCTCACAGGAAACTCCCAAAGCCAGTTTGCAGCAAAACCTGCCTGAAGCCCAAGGCTGTGAGGCCACTGGGTACAAGGCCCAGAACACACAgtcagagcccaaagcagagaaCAAATGCCCAGGATGTGGGCCATGGCAGTGACAcacacctctccctccccctccacatccctcccctcctcccccaaccagGTAGACAGATGAAGTCaatcagcccccacccccaccccagcagcctgCTGCCACCATCGCCCTAGCAACCCGGCAGCAGGACCAGAGCAAGCAAGAGTACCTTTCGGGCTGTCGGTGCCTGTCTCATCATtgcagaaaaccaaagaaagccaggagaggaaagagaaggagggacagaggaggatggacaaacacacagaggaaggacagacgaagggagggagggaaagagaccGAACAGAGGGAAAGGCGGCGGAGACAGGAGATTAGTGCATCAAATCCCAACAATGCAGCCTCAGCTTCCCGGCAGGCCGGCTTCCCGGCCCGCAAAATGGCTGTGGCTCAGTCGCAGAAGCCCCCGCAGGTGCGCAGTGGGACAGCCAGGCTCCGGCAGGCGGCAGGCACCGGAGAGGAGCCCGGCCCAGTTCACCAGCTAAGGCTGATGGCAGCCTCAGTGGCCGCAGCACCAGCTCCACCTGACGTCATGCACCCACCCTCCTCTGATCTGTGGGGGTGGAGCCACTGCTCCTTGGTCTCCTAGCAACTGCCGGGCTCtgctggctcctcctcctccacatgACTGGACAAAGTCCGGCGCAGAACCCGCCCTGCTTCTGCCTCCGTGGAACAGGTTctgactcctccctccccttccctcctcccacccccaccccaagagtCTGTTCCAAAAAACTGAGCTAGGGACCATCGCAGAAATGGTACTCTCTGGGGCTGAGGCATGACGGCAGGGGCACAGAGCCTCACTGCTCCACCAGCCCCTCTCAGACACTCCTCTCTGTCCACAGCCCCATTAACTCCACTTGTCTCTTATACACAAGGACAACGCCCTTAGGGTTGCTCTCTCCTGAGGCACAGGCACCCAGAATACCCCTTCTGTGACAGCATCCGCTCTGAGGGGCATACAATAAGAAACCCCAGGACACACTCAGCAGCAGCTCTAATAATGACTGTTTCGCTCCTCTCCCAAACCTCTCCTGGTTACAGGCAGGTTAAAGCCTGTCTCTAAAGACCTTCCAGAAGGGACTGGGCACCTTGCAGAGACATCTGGAttctcttctgccctccccctcaaAGTTCCttgtgttgctgttgttgttctgGTGCTAGCCCCTTCTTCCCCCCGGGGGGGTGAGAGCAGGGCCCTGGACTAGGTGTTCTGCTGTGCAAGAACCACTGGAGATGACGACCTGGCTGGGGACTTGACTATTTGACTGACACTTTGTACAGGAGCAAGGAAGGCAGCCTAGGCTGGGCTTTGCCACATTTCCCCAGGCAGACGCCAAAACCTCACTTTCAGACACAGCTCAGGCCCTGTCCAGGGTCAGGTCCCCCTGTGGTGAGAAGTCCTCCATGGATATCAGACTGCAGGTCCATGCTCTTCTCTATGCAGGGGCCTGAGGCAAGACTGGGAGCCCCAACCAGAAGACAATAACCCTGGGAAAAGCCCAAGTTTCTATAACCTTGTAATGGGCTCAGCACCCTTCTACagcattattttccttctcatacccccactcccacccaagCCAGGACCTCAAGGCAAGCACCAGAATGTGGTCTTTTCCATGACAAGACTCCAGAGTGAGGACCCATCAACAACCAGGAGTGGAAAAGAGgttttcctctccccacccactggCCCAATCCAGTAACTCTTCATGCAGGTCAGAAGGGCCTGAGACAGCTGGCAACAAGGAAGTCACAGAACCACACATATGGCACAGGACACACAGGTCAGACAGGCACATGCAACTCAGAGATAGCTTGGGCACAGGCCCAAGACACGGACTGGTGTGAGGAAGTGGTCACGGCAGTGActtcaaagtttaaaaagagtCTGGGGGTGGCAGAGTTGAGCCCCACACAATGATGGTTGATGGAAGGCCGCAAGGGGTGGGAGCCGCCACAAGTGCAGcaccagaggcaggaagaggtagGGAAAGACTGACAGAGCAGAGTGAGGGCGGGCATCCACAGCTAGCGCCTGCCCAGAAACAGACACACGGACACTCAGGCCTTCTAACTCAGGACTGTTCTTCCTGTGCTCTGCTCCCTGGCCTCCTGCTCCTTGCCCAATCATCTCATTTGGTACTTTCTCCACTCCCAACCTCCGTGTTTCCTCCCACTGCCCCCAAACTCAGACTGAAACCGAGTGTAACCCAGTAAATGCCCTACTCCATGCTACTGCTTTACATTTATAGTCGAATGTCTGGAGTCTCTGACTAGAAGTCCtaaggcagtggggagggggacaaGTAGGTGCGCGGTCATCTCCAATGAGCACCACCTGAGCCTGGACACTAAGCCTGATATCCTTGCATCCCTCAAAGGCACCCTTAAAGCCAAGGCCGCCATTTCCTCTGGCCATCCCagccccaaggtcacacaaacaTGCATGCAGcagcccaaggtcatgcaggacagctggggagggggctcaTGGCCCTCACCCACCCAGGCACAAATAGTAAACACACCACCTTCTTAGGCTTCAGTCCCCGCTGCATGAGGAGTAGGAAAGGGGAGAGTTAGAGAACAGACATCACAGTGTGCAAGCTGGCCAGACATCCTGGGGGAGGTGCTGAGACCAACTCAGGTACATGTAAGTAAAAGGGAGAGTCAGGTCACTACCAACTCCTGGGTAAGTGAGATCCCTGAAGGATCAGCTTCCAGGATGTCCACACCCTGATCCAGAGAAGCTGGAGGGTCTGAATCCCACCACACATACCCTGTGCAGAGCAGCGGAGAATTAGAACAGGGCCTCTGCATACAGCCTAAAAGGCAGCAGTGGGGCTGGCTCCTTATCATTCACTTGTGAGCAGGACGAGTGCTCACAAAACTTCTTCTTCTAGTTTTCACCTTACCCCTACCCTCTGACCTTTAACAGCCTTGGGTACCAAAAGGTAGGAAGCTGGCAATAGCACTACTAGGGTCAGACCTGTCTTTCCTGTCACCCCTAGCCTTGGCCCCATTTGACCCTAAACTTCTGGGCCCTATCAGTTCTTCCCTACTACCACCTTTATTCTATCCCTAAAGCAGCAACTTACACCCAGAAAGCTTCCTTCTCAAGGACGTTGGAGACAGGAAGGCTTAACTCCATTTACTCACCTACTATTTCTACCTGCCTAAGAGTggtctccctcctctttctccttcccctctttctctctcttactctccacTCCATCCCCAACCACTCACCAGTTTGCTGGTCTTTGCAGTTGAGTCCGTTCCCTCTGTAGAAAGCAAGCAGAAATAAATTGTGTGTTTGTAtagaggggtgggggcagagaccaTCCTGGTGGGGTAGAAGAGATGTAACAAGGGAATATGGTAGTGATGGAAAAATCTCATGAACCACTGTGGCCCTGTATTCTCGGCAGAAGTCCTGTGGACTTCTGGATGTGGGAAGGCAACTTAACTGAGTGGCTGTTACCTCTTTTGAGGACCTTGGAGGCAGAAGAATCCGGTGTCTCTGGGGAAGTAGTATCTGCTCCATCTTCAAATACCTGGATCTGAAGCCAGAGAACAGACTCAATATAGTCAGATCAAGGATGGCTGtgatctgcccccaccccacaccccaagcAAGCCTGGGGTACAGGGCAGCTTCCATAAGGATGGACATAAGGAGGGATGACCAATCTTCCCTCCCCCGCTACCTCCCACTCTCTCAACCAGAGATGTACAATCATGCCCAGGAAAAGGGAGCCCCACACAAAAGCTGCACAAGTGAcagagcatgtgcacacacacacactcgaaACAGGGTAGAAGTACCTGGGACTGACGCACAAAGATGCCGTGCCCTTCATCACAAGTGAAGTACTTCCTGCCTTGGACAGTTCCATCATTCTTGCCCTTTGCTTCATCCAGGATCACGCCAACCCATTTGCCAGTGGCAAAGAGTGTGGCTCCGACATAGGCCACAGTGCCTCGGTGGCCTTTTCCAATCACCTCCACCCGGGAGCCCACTCGCAGAGGCCGGGCACTTGCCTCTGCACTCATTCTGCTGCCACTGGGTGTCTGAAAGAAAGACACGTGCAAGCATATGCAGTTAAAGGCCTCAGGTCAAGGGTAGCAGCCTAATGCACCAGAAAGGCCTTAGTCAGGATCCTGGATTGAAAAAGGACAAGAAGTCACTTCCCTGAACCCCACTTTCAGGGTGAAGTGGGTCCCAAATTCCCTTCTGAAAAGTACTGGTGATGTTCTAAGACTTCTCCAAACTCCTTTGGAATCTGCTaccatttttttaagagtttatatttaaattttataacaaATCAGAATTCAATGACAGAACTGTGAATGTCAGTGTCTCAGGAGCACTGCCCCTAAGGAGGGAAATGAAGCTCAAGCGAATAACTCAATTGATACCAGGCTCTCCAAAACCCAGTGCCCTGACTCAGGTGCTTAAGCTGAGAAGACAGGTGACTCATGGGTGACCCCACAGGATCCTATTCTACTCCCACTGCTGTCTGTCTTCCCTGTGGTCAACCAGCTCTCTTAGGCCTCTCTCTTTCAAAGGTACACAACtgtgcctccttccagcccttAAGTCACCATCACTCCTTCCAGACccgactccccccaccccatccacatACCCACCATGACATTCCTAGATGTCTCACTGAAGCCCATTGAACCATTTAGTTCCCTTCCTCCTGGCCTGCGCCCTGTCCTAGCAACTCTACCCCAAACTCTAGAGATCCTTCCCCCACATTGTGttgctataaaaagaaaaacaaaggccaGGTAAATCTGGTACCTCAGATCTGACCTACACTGTCCCCTAGACTCTGCTCAGTGATCCAAATGGGTGGCTATCATCCCATGGATCGACAAAGCAAAGAAATAGACTAAACATTGTCCTTTGGAAGTTCTCAGCTTCTGACACACCCGTGATGACAGGACACAACCTGAAATTAGGTTTCCAAAGAGGGCCATGGTTTAGAAGAAAATCACACCTAAGCCATTTTTAGCAATAGCAGCTCCATGAGCCAGGGGCCTTATAGCAAAGAGATGAATGAGGCATGAGAAAGTAACTCCCTGGTTCTGAAGATTCCACAGGGCTCCCTCTGATGCTCCCACTTGGCTTCAGAAGGGAGCCCTGCCAGAGCCTGTCACTCCCCAAATCCCTTCCCCTAAGAGCTCATCCGGGAAGATAGGGCTATAGCTCCCAGGGGCTTCAGGACCCCAAATCACACCTGTGACAGTAGGGTTGCTCTCATGGatctcacaataaaaaaaaactgacagTGACATCAGGACTAGCCCCAAACTAAAGAGACTCCCTCAACCTCCCAACCCTAATAAGCCTCTCAAAACCAGGTGGACAAAATAGTGGGTACAGATTCAATCTCaaccagaagagagagaaagcaagtgacaAACAACAGAGCAGCTCTGAAGAAAGGCGTCACTGTAAGGCCATTCTAACCCACCAACCCCACTGAGAGTCCCCAGCATAGTCCAATCCCCTCAGAAACCTCTAGCCAGAGGTCCAGTTAGAGTCAAAGGTCAGGCTTTGCCAGTCCCCACTGAAGGCCCAACACTGGGAGAGGAGGCCGGTCCAGCCTCACACCATCAGTCCCTGCTGCGAGTGGCCCCAGCCTAGCTCCAGTctgtctccccagcccccacagcaGTGTCCACAGGCACCCAGGCCTTCTCCAGCAGCCCTCCCAGGGCCATCCCAGATAAGGACCACTTACCCGGCTGTACATATGCCTCTTGCTCTGGGCCATGTTGCTCACCCGgcctctaccccctcccccagcgggccaaagacagagagaaaaggcagaaacCTAGGCAGGAGGGTCAGGGCTCCAGGCCCTCATGGACAGACACAGAAGCCGTCAGGCACGGCCCTCCCCAGTCCATGGACCTCACTCAGTGGCCTACCGGGGTAGGGATGGGGGCAGAGATGGGGGCTGAGGAGCAAGTCCTCTCTGCTGCCTGATGATTCCTGAACCCAGAGACACCGAATCCTGCTTGCCAGCTGATGAGTCTCACTCTGCGCTAGTGCTGCTCTAGACTTGTCAGGAACCGTGTTAGCCTCTGGGTCCTAGTGCCCCCCTGCTTCACCTGGGCCAGACAAGCAAGGCTGGGACTTGCTGGGGCTCCGCCCACACCACAGACCCTCAGCAATCACCTCTAGAGTAAACTGTAAGTGTTCAGGGCTGGGAGCACAGCCCTGACTGTCCTAGTCTGCACCCCTCAGCATCACTGCTGCCACCCCCAACACCTCCCCCCACAACGTGCCTCAGCAGGGCCACAAGCAACAAGGGACACTTCAAGATCAGCTCCCTACCCGCCTCCATGCAGCCAAAGTAAGGGTCTCATACACCTCTTTCTAGGGCTcgtctttctccctccttcttctaAAATCTAGACTCAGGGTCCAAACCCATGTAATTAGTCTGGATTTCAATTTCACACACTTGACCAAAGCAGCCAGACCCAGCACACCACACAGCAAAGGAAGGGCAGTAATGGAGGTAACTTCATACAGCAAAGCAAGTCAAGTACCTACCTTCTCCTCCACACTGGCAAAGGTTGCCagactctttctcccttctgGCTGTTATAAAGGGCCAAGCTCAAACCCCGGGACTGTCAGGTTCAACTTCATGAATAAGAGCAGACAGCTCTACCTGTCCCTTGTAGCACAAGGCCCAGTCCACCTCAACCACCTGCCCCTTACTTACACTCTTGGTTTCCCAGCCACCTCCTTAACAGAAAAAGCAAGATGGTTTCTTTTCTATATATCACCAAATTTCTGTAATAGCCACATATTACttctataattataaatatttactaagattAAGCATTCTAGTGAGAGGTCTCCGGAGGGCTATGTCACGATGCCTCTGTGTTCATTCACCCATCTAACATGGGCTACGAGCCagcacaccaggctccctgcccctgaGCACCAAACAAGGTTGGCCTGGGGTCTGACCGGTATAGCTCCACCAGATGCGGTGTGGATCTAGGGATACCTGTCTTGTCTGCACTGGACTTCACTGGCCAAATAGAATCTTTCTCCACTGTACTCTCTTTCTAAGGCAGACCACATAGTCCGACACT
This genomic interval from Mustela lutreola isolate mMusLut2 chromosome 9, mMusLut2.pri, whole genome shotgun sequence contains the following:
- the DCTN1 gene encoding dynactin subunit 1 isoform X1; its protein translation is MAQSKRHMYSRTPSGSRMSAEASARPLRVGSRVEVIGKGHRGTVAYVGATLFATGKWVGVILDEAKGKNDGTVQGRKYFTCDEGHGIFVRQSQIQVFEDGADTTSPETPDSSASKVLKREGTDSTAKTSKLRGLKPKKAPTARKTTTRRPKPTRPASTGVAGASSSLGPSGSASAGELSSSEPSTPAQTPLAAPIIPTPALTSPGAAPPLPSPSKEEEGLRAQVRDLEEKLETLRLKRAEDKAKLKELEKHKIQLEQVQEWKSKMQEQQADLQRRLKEARKEAKEALEAKERYMEEMADTADAIEMATLDKEMAEERAESLQQEVEALKERVDELTTDLEILKAEIEEKGSDGAASSYQLKQLEEQNARLKDALVRMRDLSSSEKQEHVKLQKLMEKKNQELEIVRQQRERLQEELSQAESTIDELKEQVDAALGAEEMVEMLTDRNLNLEEKVRELRETVGDLEAMNEMNDELQENARETELELREQLDMAGARVREAQKRVEAAQETVADYQQTIKKYRQLTAHLQDVNRELTNQQEASVERQQQPPPETFDFKIKFAETKAHAKAIEMELRQMEVAQANRHMSLLTAFMPDSFLRPGGDHDCVLVLLLMPRLICKAELIRKQAQEKFELSENCSERPGLRGAAGEQLSFAAGLVYSLSLLQATLHRYEHALSQCSVDVYKKVGSLYPEMSAHERSLDFLIELLHKDQLDETVNVEPLTKAIKYYQHLYSIHLAEQPEDSTMQLADHIKFTQSALDCMSVEVGRLRAFLQGGQEASDIALLLRDLETSCSDIRQFCKKIRRRMPGTDAPGIPAALAFGAQVSDTLLDCRKHLTWVVAVLQEVAAAAAQLIAPLAENEGLPVAALEELAFKASEQIYGTPSSSPYECLRQSSNILISTMNKLATAMQEGEYDAERPPSKPPPVELRAAALRAEITDAEGLGLKLEDRETVIKELKKSLKIKGEELSEANVRLSLLEKKLDSAAKDADERIEKVQTRLEETQALLRKKEKEFEETMDALQADIDQLEAEKAELKQRLNNQSKRTIEGLRGPPPSGIATLVSGIAGEEQQRGGAPGQAPGSVPGPGLVKDSPLLLQQISALRLHISQLQHENSILKGVQMKASLAALPPLHVAKLSPSPHEGPDSELAAGVLYRKTSQLLETLNQLSTHTHVVDITRSSPAAKSPSAQLLEQVAQLKSLSDTIEKLKDEVLKETVSQRPGATVPTDFAIFPSSAFLRAKEEQQDDTVYMGKVTFSCAAGLGQRHRLVLTQEQLHQLHGRLIS
- the DCTN1 gene encoding dynactin subunit 1 isoform X6 — encoded protein: MAQSKRHMYSRTPSGSRMSAEASARPLRVGSRVEVIGKGHRGTVAYVGATLFATGKWVGVILDEAKGKNDGTVQGRKYFTCDEGHGIFVRQSQIQVFEDGADTTSPETPDSSASKVLKREGTDSTAKTSKLPTRPASTGVAGASSSLGPSGSASAGELSSSEPSTPAQTPLAAPIIPTPALTSPGAAPPLPSPSKEEEGLRAQVRDLEEKLETLRLKRAEDKAKLKELEKHKIQLEQVQEWKSKMQEQQADLQRRLKEARKEAKEALEAKERYMEEMADTADAIEMATLDKEMAEERAESLQQEVEALKERVDELTTDLEILKAEIEEKGSDGAASSYQLKQLEEQNARLKDALVRMRDLSSSEKQEHVKLQKLMEKKNQELEIVRQQRERLQEELSQAESTIDELKEQVDAALGAEEMVEMLTDRNLNLEEKVRELRETVGDLEAMNEMNDELQENARETELELREQLDMAGARVREAQKRVEAAQETVADYQQTIKKYRQLTAHLQDVNRELTNQQEASVERQQQPPPETFDFKIKFAETKAHAKAIEMELRQMEVAQANRHMSLLTAFMPDSFLRPGGDHDCVLVLLLMPRLICKAELIRKQAQEKFELSENCSERPGLRGAAGEQLSFAAGLVYSLSLLQATLHRYEHALSQCSVDVYKKVGSLYPEMSAHERSLDFLIELLHKDQLDETVNVEPLTKAIKYYQHLYSIHLAEQPEDSTMQLADHIKFTQSALDCMSVEVGRLRAFLQGGQEASDIALLLRDLETSCSDIRQFCKKIRRRMPGTDAPGIPAALAFGAQVSDTLLDCRKHLTWVVAVLQEVAAAAAQLIAPLAENEGLPVAALEELAFKASEQIYGTPSSSPYECLRQSSNILISTMNKLATAMQEGEYDAERPPSKPPPVELRAAALRAEITDAEGLGLKLEDRETVIKELKKSLKIKGEELSEANVRLSLLEKKLDSAAKDADERIEKVQTRLEETQALLRKKEKEFEETMDALQADIDQLEAEKAELKQRLNNQSKRTIEGLRGPPPSGIATLVSGIAGGGAPGQAPGSVPGPGLVKDSPLLLQQISALRLHISQLQHENSILKGVQMKASLAALPPLHVAKLSPSPHEGPDSELAAGVLYRKTSQLLETLNQLSTHTHVVDITRSSPAAKSPSAQLLEQVAQLKSLSDTIEKLKDEVLKETVSQRPGATVPTDFAIFPSSAFLRAKEEQQDDTVYMGKVTFSCAAGLGQRHRLVLTQEQLHQLHGRLIS